The Chryseolinea soli genome contains a region encoding:
- the tpiA gene encoding triose-phosphate isomerase, with translation MRQKIVAGNWKMNKTLDEANILASEIKGMVADEVKGNVKVILCTPFPYLLPIKNLIGQDTRIAVAAQNCSEHESGAYTGEVSAAMLKSLGIGYVILGHSERRQYFGEDGKLLAKKVDIALKHGLSPIFCCGEPLEVRESNGHEALVKKQIEESLFHLDAASLQKVIVAYEPVWAIGTGKTATSQQAQDMHAVIRKHLASKYGEAVANEITIQYGGSVNAANAKELFSQPDVDGGLVGGASLKSREFAEIIKAM, from the coding sequence ATGCGTCAAAAAATTGTAGCCGGCAACTGGAAGATGAACAAAACCCTGGACGAAGCCAACATCCTGGCCTCGGAGATCAAAGGCATGGTGGCCGATGAAGTGAAGGGCAACGTGAAGGTCATTCTCTGCACGCCGTTCCCTTACTTGCTTCCCATCAAAAATCTTATCGGACAAGATACCCGTATTGCCGTGGCCGCTCAAAATTGCAGCGAGCACGAGTCGGGCGCATACACCGGCGAAGTATCGGCCGCCATGTTGAAATCGTTGGGCATCGGCTATGTGATCCTGGGTCACAGCGAACGCCGTCAATATTTTGGCGAAGACGGAAAACTGTTGGCCAAGAAAGTAGACATCGCGTTGAAGCACGGCCTGTCTCCCATCTTCTGCTGCGGCGAGCCGCTCGAAGTGCGTGAAAGCAACGGACACGAGGCCCTGGTAAAAAAACAAATCGAAGAAAGCCTGTTCCACCTGGATGCAGCATCCCTTCAAAAAGTCATCGTCGCCTATGAACCCGTGTGGGCCATCGGCACTGGCAAAACAGCGACTTCACAGCAAGCGCAAGACATGCACGCCGTGATCCGCAAGCACCTGGCCTCCAAATACGGCGAGGCGGTGGCCAATGAGATCACCATCCAATATGGCGGCAGCGTGAACGCAGCCAACGCCAAAGAACTTTTCTCTCAACCGGATGTTGACGGCGGCCTGGTAGGCGGTGCGTCTTTGAAATCCAGAGAGTTTGCCGAGATCATCAAGGCGATGTAA
- a CDS encoding Gfo/Idh/MocA family protein — protein sequence MNIAMLGSGFIGRFYAESIQGYRNKDKIVSIYSRKEESATKFATDYNVGFATDNLEAAIDRTDVDVVCIALPNNMHEEAVLLCCKHKKAVVTTKPLARNAEEAKRMLLAVEKAGIFNGYLEDLVYTPKFLKAHESVKNGALGRILWAKSRETHPGPHSDWFWDIEQAGGGCILDLGCHCVEITRSYIGKDILPVEVMCWADTQVKPIDAEDHSIALIKYENGAISQFEVSWTFRGGLDLRDEVMGTEGTIWINSFLRTGFEMFTTGKSGDYLAEKAESNSGWLFPVGDEVNELGYNHMFMDMFASLEKGIQPKETFYDGYVVNAVLDACYKSAKTKLWEPVKLDIWRGRTGVSKDSHLQEYDAEHYLVKEEMTHYGAKKIILKNKTTGKLSQITQ from the coding sequence ATGAACATTGCCATGCTAGGGTCGGGCTTCATCGGCCGGTTTTATGCCGAGTCCATCCAGGGCTATCGAAACAAGGACAAGATCGTCAGCATCTATTCCCGCAAAGAAGAAAGTGCTACGAAATTTGCGACGGACTATAACGTGGGGTTTGCCACCGACAACCTCGAAGCCGCCATCGACCGCACCGATGTGGATGTGGTTTGTATCGCCCTGCCAAACAACATGCACGAAGAAGCCGTGTTGCTTTGCTGCAAACACAAGAAGGCCGTGGTCACCACCAAACCACTCGCGCGCAACGCCGAAGAAGCCAAGCGCATGCTGCTCGCCGTGGAAAAGGCGGGCATCTTCAACGGCTACCTGGAGGACCTCGTGTACACGCCCAAGTTCCTCAAGGCTCACGAAAGCGTAAAGAACGGCGCCCTCGGCCGCATTCTTTGGGCCAAGTCGCGCGAGACACACCCCGGCCCGCACAGCGACTGGTTCTGGGACATCGAGCAAGCCGGCGGCGGATGTATCCTTGACCTGGGATGCCATTGCGTGGAGATCACCCGCAGCTACATCGGAAAAGACATCCTCCCGGTAGAAGTGATGTGCTGGGCCGACACCCAAGTGAAGCCCATCGACGCCGAAGATCACTCGATCGCTTTGATCAAATACGAGAACGGCGCCATCAGCCAGTTTGAAGTGAGCTGGACCTTCCGTGGCGGCCTCGACCTGCGCGACGAAGTGATGGGCACCGAAGGCACGATCTGGATCAATAGCTTTCTGCGCACGGGCTTCGAAATGTTCACCACCGGCAAGAGCGGCGACTACCTGGCCGAAAAAGCCGAAAGCAATTCAGGCTGGTTGTTCCCCGTGGGCGACGAAGTGAACGAGCTGGGCTACAACCACATGTTCATGGACATGTTCGCCTCCCTCGAAAAAGGAATACAACCCAAGGAGACCTTCTACGACGGCTACGTGGTGAACGCTGTCCTCGATGCCTGCTACAAATCGGCCAAAACAAAACTATGGGAACCCGTGAAGCTCGACATCTGGCGCGGCCGCACCGGCGTTTCCAAAGACAGCCACCTGCAGGAATACGATGCCGAACATTACCTGGTGAAAGAAGAGATGACGCACTATGGCGCCAAGAAAATTATCCTGAAGAATAAGACGACTGGAAAGCTCAGTCAGATAACCCAGTAG
- a CDS encoding M1 family metallopeptidase: MKRILACILTLGMVSQVSAQAQQGWKGKFEQLGEMLPTPNSYRTASGAPGQNYWQQRADYTIQVELDDRTQKLTGSETITYYNNSPDALNFLWLQLDQNIFAPKNMTSETHTGVVKDSIPASFFTKASGVVVSDYVGGYTIQYVKDASGKELPHTINNTMMRVDLPSPLKTGEKFTFAVAWTYNEYNHQVFDGRGGYEYFPDDDNYVYTCAQWFPRMCVYDDYQGWQNKQFLGQGEFALVFGNYKVKITVPSDHIVGATGVLQNPKDVLTKEQVERFDRAKKTFDKPVFIVTQEEATQKEKTKSTKKSTWEFHAENVRDFAFASSRKFIWDAQAVKVGNNTPLAQSLYPKEGNPLWEKESTQAIRNALELYSSRTFDYPYPVAYSVHTAQQGMEYPMICFNGERPNKKGEYSKQTLTDLVSVVVHEVGHNFFPMIVNSDERQWSWMDEGLNTFLEKETIRVRYPDLFATHGTPKGIVPFMRGDKSQMRPIMTTSDNIRRSEFGPNAYTKPSAALTILRETVMGPELFDKAFKEYAQRWAFKHPKPADFFRTLEDASAVDLDWFWRGWFYSTDNVDVDLAEVKWYTLNTEKADPERKEVKAKKGDLATKDGKPADFSQGPEPLTLTNTAEKLNGEFRSHPDDNAVRQKLQGKNIYQLRFKNIGGLVTPLVIEWTYKDGSKEIERIPAEIWRTNENEVTKVFIKDKEVVNIVVDPNAELADVETSNNTFPKRETASRFDRFMAK, encoded by the coding sequence ATGAAGCGAATATTGGCATGCATACTTACCCTTGGCATGGTGTCGCAGGTGTCGGCACAAGCACAGCAGGGATGGAAAGGAAAATTTGAACAACTGGGGGAAATGCTCCCCACGCCCAACAGCTACCGCACGGCTTCGGGTGCTCCCGGTCAAAATTATTGGCAGCAGCGCGCCGACTACACGATACAGGTAGAACTGGACGACCGTACACAAAAGCTGACAGGATCCGAAACCATCACCTACTATAACAATTCACCCGACGCGCTGAATTTTCTCTGGCTGCAACTGGATCAGAATATTTTCGCGCCAAAGAACATGACCTCCGAGACGCACACCGGCGTTGTGAAAGATTCGATCCCCGCAAGCTTTTTCACAAAGGCCTCGGGAGTGGTGGTATCGGACTACGTGGGCGGATACACCATCCAATATGTGAAAGATGCCTCCGGGAAAGAGCTTCCACACACCATCAACAACACGATGATGCGCGTGGACCTGCCCTCACCGTTGAAGACGGGCGAAAAATTTACGTTCGCCGTGGCTTGGACCTACAACGAATACAATCACCAGGTATTTGACGGTCGCGGTGGATACGAATATTTTCCCGACGACGACAACTACGTCTACACCTGCGCGCAATGGTTCCCCCGCATGTGCGTGTACGACGATTACCAAGGCTGGCAAAACAAGCAATTCCTGGGACAAGGCGAGTTTGCCCTTGTGTTTGGAAATTATAAAGTAAAGATCACCGTGCCTTCCGATCATATCGTGGGGGCTACCGGGGTGCTTCAAAATCCGAAAGACGTATTGACCAAAGAACAGGTCGAACGTTTTGACCGCGCCAAGAAAACATTCGACAAACCTGTTTTCATCGTGACACAGGAGGAGGCCACGCAAAAAGAAAAAACCAAATCAACAAAGAAAAGCACGTGGGAATTTCACGCCGAGAACGTGCGTGACTTTGCCTTTGCGAGTTCGCGCAAATTCATCTGGGATGCCCAGGCGGTGAAAGTTGGAAACAACACCCCGCTGGCGCAATCGCTTTATCCGAAAGAAGGCAATCCGCTGTGGGAAAAAGAATCCACGCAAGCCATTCGCAACGCCCTGGAGCTTTATTCTTCGCGCACGTTTGACTATCCGTATCCGGTAGCCTACTCCGTACACACGGCGCAGCAAGGCATGGAGTACCCGATGATCTGTTTCAATGGCGAGCGCCCGAACAAAAAAGGCGAATACTCAAAACAAACCCTGACCGACCTGGTGTCGGTGGTGGTGCACGAGGTGGGACATAATTTCTTCCCCATGATCGTGAACTCCGACGAAAGACAATGGTCTTGGATGGACGAAGGCTTGAATACGTTTCTCGAAAAAGAAACGATCCGCGTCCGCTATCCGGACCTGTTTGCCACGCATGGCACCCCCAAAGGCATCGTGCCCTTCATGCGCGGCGACAAAAGCCAGATGCGCCCCATCATGACCACCTCCGACAACATCCGCCGGTCCGAGTTTGGCCCCAATGCCTACACCAAACCTTCGGCTGCGCTGACGATCTTGCGCGAGACGGTGATGGGACCTGAGCTCTTCGACAAGGCCTTCAAAGAATACGCGCAGCGCTGGGCCTTCAAGCATCCTAAACCGGCCGACTTTTTCCGGACGTTGGAAGATGCCTCCGCCGTTGACCTCGACTGGTTCTGGCGCGGATGGTTTTATTCGACCGACAATGTAGACGTCGACCTGGCCGAAGTGAAGTGGTATACCCTGAACACCGAGAAAGCCGATCCCGAAAGAAAAGAAGTAAAGGCGAAGAAAGGCGACCTGGCCACCAAAGACGGCAAACCTGCCGACTTCAGCCAAGGCCCGGAGCCGCTCACGCTGACCAACACGGCCGAGAAACTCAATGGCGAATTCAGAAGCCATCCCGACGACAATGCCGTCCGCCAAAAACTGCAAGGCAAAAACATTTACCAGCTCCGCTTTAAAAATATCGGCGGCCTGGTCACACCGTTGGTGATCGAGTGGACGTACAAAGATGGTTCCAAAGAGATCGAACGGATCCCCGCCGAGATCTGGCGCACGAATGAAAATGAAGTCACCAAAGTGTTCATCAAAGACAAAGAGGTGGTCAACATCGTGGTGGATCCCAACGCCGAGTTGGCCGATGTGGAAACCAGCAACAACACCTTCCCCAAAAGAGAAACGGCATCGCGCTTCGACCGCTTTATGGCGAAATAG
- a CDS encoding nucleoside permease: MKPVIFTKLSVMMLLEYFIWGSWYVTMGTYMSEFLHSSGVQIGAAYSALAIATIISPFFVGMVADRYFAAQRIMGILHLVGGALLYLATQITGNTAFYWVILFYSLLYMPTIALSNSIAFSQMTDPGKQFPWIRVFGTLGWIIAGLMIGALSIEKTQFTFVMASIASVALGFISFILPNTPPKGRTPDTSASSALGTEAFVLFKDKPYLIFFIAAVLVCIPLSFYYGFANLFLNEAGMEKAASKMILGQISEAVFILAIPFLFNRIGVKKMLLLGMAAWILRYVCFAYGNIETGAWMLYAGIVLHGVCYDFFFVTGYMYTEKKAGEKIKNAAQGLFTFATYGLGMFIGTWFSGFTADYYTKDGVHQWTNIWLVPAYVAVAVLFYFIFFFNEKKEISKA, encoded by the coding sequence ATGAAACCTGTCATCTTCACAAAGCTCTCGGTCATGATGCTCCTCGAATATTTTATTTGGGGATCCTGGTACGTTACGATGGGCACATACATGTCTGAATTTTTGCATTCCAGCGGCGTGCAGATCGGTGCGGCCTACAGTGCACTGGCCATTGCGACCATCATCTCTCCCTTCTTCGTGGGCATGGTAGCCGACCGTTATTTTGCTGCACAGCGCATCATGGGAATACTCCACTTGGTGGGAGGAGCCCTTTTATATCTGGCCACACAGATCACAGGGAACACCGCCTTCTATTGGGTGATCCTGTTCTATTCGCTGCTCTACATGCCTACCATCGCGCTATCGAACAGCATTGCCTTCTCGCAAATGACCGATCCCGGGAAACAATTCCCCTGGATCCGTGTGTTCGGTACACTCGGCTGGATCATCGCGGGCCTGATGATCGGTGCATTGTCTATCGAGAAAACGCAGTTCACTTTTGTGATGGCGTCCATTGCCTCCGTTGCACTCGGGTTCATCAGCTTTATATTGCCCAACACGCCGCCCAAGGGCAGGACGCCTGATACGAGTGCATCGAGTGCATTGGGCACGGAAGCGTTTGTGTTGTTCAAAGACAAACCCTACCTCATCTTTTTCATCGCAGCGGTGCTGGTGTGTATTCCGCTTTCGTTCTACTATGGATTTGCCAACCTTTTCCTGAACGAAGCCGGCATGGAGAAAGCCGCCAGCAAGATGATCCTCGGACAAATTTCGGAGGCCGTATTCATCCTGGCAATTCCCTTCCTTTTCAACCGCATTGGTGTTAAAAAGATGTTGTTGCTGGGAATGGCCGCCTGGATCTTGCGTTATGTATGCTTCGCGTACGGCAATATCGAAACCGGCGCATGGATGCTGTACGCCGGCATTGTGCTTCACGGGGTCTGCTACGATTTCTTCTTTGTGACCGGCTACATGTATACGGAAAAGAAAGCCGGAGAGAAAATCAAGAACGCTGCACAAGGCTTGTTCACCTTTGCTACCTATGGCCTGGGGATGTTCATTGGAACCTGGTTCTCGGGTTTCACAGCAGATTACTACACAAAAGATGGCGTGCATCAATGGACAAACATCTGGCTTGTTCCGGCCTATGTCGCCGTTGCCGTATTGTTCTATTTCATTTTCTTCTTCAACGAGAAAAAGGAGATAAGCAAAGCCTGA
- a CDS encoding HupE/UreJ family protein produces the protein MTEFQLYFGLGKDHILDYANGYDHILFIVALCALYISRDWKQILVLVTAFTIGHSITLALSTLRIVNVKPDLIEFLIPLTIFVTAVSNLFKNENNISGGPMQMNYFYAAFFGLIHGLGFSNYLRSILGKSENIFTPLLAFNLGLEFGQIIIVVLFMSVCFILVDLFNLNRRDWKMVISSAVAGMALLLMKDHMFWLDK, from the coding sequence ATGACGGAATTTCAACTCTATTTCGGACTGGGGAAGGATCACATCCTGGACTATGCCAACGGATATGATCACATCCTGTTCATCGTGGCCCTCTGCGCCCTCTACATCTCGCGCGACTGGAAACAGATCCTGGTGCTGGTCACGGCGTTCACCATCGGACATTCCATCACGCTGGCCCTATCGACACTACGGATCGTGAACGTGAAACCTGACCTCATCGAATTTTTGATCCCGCTCACCATCTTCGTCACCGCCGTTTCCAATTTGTTCAAAAACGAGAACAACATTTCGGGTGGGCCCATGCAAATGAATTACTTCTACGCGGCTTTTTTTGGATTGATCCACGGACTGGGATTTTCCAACTATCTGCGGAGCATTTTGGGAAAAAGCGAGAACATCTTCACACCCCTTTTGGCGTTCAACCTGGGTCTTGAATTCGGACAGATCATCATCGTGGTGCTGTTTATGTCGGTATGTTTCATTTTAGTGGATTTATTCAACCTGAACAGAAGGGACTGGAAGATGGTTATATCGTCTGCTGTGGCCGGCATGGCCCTGCTGCTGATGAAGGACCATATGTTCTGGCTCGATAAGTAG
- a CDS encoding M1 family metallopeptidase gives MKQFLMYALILLVNVAVAQQTPQWQGKFEQLDQTLPTPNEYRTGSGAPGVKYWQQKADYAINIELNDNNQSISGSETITYTNNSPDVLKYLWLQLDQNIIAPENTLRTTSTGNVVDSAAAKTYAAQVSDFKGGYNVKAVKEVNGKALPYFINNTMMRVDLPQPLRSGEKYSFNVEWSFNIVDRSVFGQRSGMEFFPEDGNYVYTIAQFFPRMCVYDDYEGWQNKQFLGRGEFTLPFGDYKVRITVPADHIIGATGVLKNPTEVLTKSEIERFEKAKVTFDKPVIIVTQPEATQKEKTKSTQKKTWEFQAENVRDFAFASSRKFIWDAQAVKIGSKTPLAQSFYSKEGNPLWEQESTKAVKNTLEVYSRYTLDYPYPVATSVHSASIGMEYPMICFNYGRPAKDGTITAKLKQGMIGVVVHEVGHNFFPMIVNNDERQTTWMDEGVNSFVQLLTELERYPELNYTRGKPADLVPYMKGDKSQMRPLMTNSEQVIQFGPEQYAKAATGLFMLRQTVMGPELFDKAFKEYAQRWAFKHPKPADFFRTMEDASAVDLDWFWKGWFYSTDNVDQSIDQVKWYKMRTSQPNLEKKEVTAKKGDLAQGDGKKYDSFNNGPEPFSLIETDPRLNGEFASRVDDKAIMQKLEDKNIYEVTLSNKGGLVMPVIIEWTYKDGTKEIEKIPAEIWRINEQKITKVFVKQKEVVNIVLDPNFELSDINVQDNVFPKREAESKFDDFKKKEKSK, from the coding sequence ATGAAGCAATTTCTGATGTATGCGCTGATCCTGCTGGTCAACGTTGCCGTTGCGCAACAGACACCGCAGTGGCAGGGCAAGTTCGAGCAGTTGGATCAAACCCTGCCCACGCCAAACGAATACCGCACAGGCTCCGGCGCGCCTGGCGTGAAATACTGGCAACAAAAAGCCGACTACGCGATCAACATAGAGCTGAATGACAACAACCAAAGCATCAGCGGCAGCGAAACCATCACCTACACCAACAACTCGCCCGATGTATTGAAATATTTATGGCTTCAGTTGGATCAAAACATCATCGCTCCTGAAAATACGTTGCGCACCACCAGCACAGGAAATGTGGTGGATTCGGCCGCAGCCAAAACCTATGCTGCCCAGGTCTCCGATTTCAAAGGAGGCTACAACGTAAAAGCCGTGAAAGAAGTAAACGGCAAAGCGCTTCCCTATTTTATCAACAACACCATGATGCGTGTGGATCTTCCGCAACCGCTGCGCTCGGGTGAGAAATATTCGTTCAACGTAGAGTGGTCGTTCAACATCGTTGACCGCAGTGTGTTTGGACAACGCAGTGGTATGGAGTTTTTTCCGGAAGATGGAAACTATGTGTACACCATCGCCCAGTTCTTTCCCCGCATGTGCGTGTACGACGACTATGAAGGCTGGCAAAACAAACAGTTCCTTGGCCGCGGAGAATTCACGCTGCCTTTCGGCGACTACAAAGTGCGCATCACAGTGCCTGCCGACCACATCATCGGCGCGACCGGTGTTTTGAAAAACCCCACTGAAGTATTGACCAAATCGGAGATCGAGCGTTTCGAAAAAGCAAAGGTCACTTTTGACAAGCCGGTCATCATCGTCACACAACCGGAAGCCACTCAAAAAGAAAAAACGAAATCCACGCAAAAGAAGACCTGGGAGTTCCAAGCCGAAAATGTGCGCGACTTCGCGTTTGCCAGCTCCCGTAAATTTATCTGGGATGCACAAGCCGTGAAGATCGGCAGCAAAACGCCGCTGGCCCAATCGTTCTATTCCAAGGAAGGCAACCCGCTGTGGGAACAAGAATCCACGAAGGCTGTGAAGAATACGCTGGAAGTATATTCCCGCTACACGCTCGACTATCCGTATCCGGTAGCCACCTCCGTTCACTCGGCCAGCATTGGCATGGAGTATCCGATGATCTGTTTCAACTACGGCCGCCCGGCCAAAGATGGCACGATCACTGCAAAATTAAAGCAAGGCATGATCGGCGTGGTGGTTCACGAAGTGGGCCACAATTTCTTCCCCATGATCGTGAACAACGACGAGCGTCAGACCACCTGGATGGACGAAGGCGTGAACAGCTTTGTGCAGTTGCTCACGGAATTGGAACGCTATCCCGAACTGAACTACACCCGCGGCAAACCGGCCGATCTGGTGCCCTACATGAAAGGCGACAAAAGCCAAATGCGCCCGCTCATGACCAACTCCGAGCAAGTGATCCAGTTCGGTCCTGAGCAATATGCCAAGGCAGCAACAGGCCTGTTCATGCTCCGTCAAACCGTGATGGGGCCCGAGCTTTTTGACAAAGCATTTAAAGAATACGCACAGCGCTGGGCCTTCAAGCATCCCAAACCTGCAGATTTCTTCCGCACCATGGAAGACGCCTCCGCCGTCGACCTCGACTGGTTCTGGAAAGGCTGGTTCTACAGCACCGACAACGTGGATCAATCCATCGACCAGGTGAAATGGTACAAAATGCGCACCTCCCAACCCAACCTGGAGAAAAAAGAAGTGACGGCCAAGAAAGGCGACCTCGCGCAAGGCGACGGCAAGAAATACGACTCGTTCAACAACGGACCCGAACCCTTTAGCCTCATCGAAACCGACCCCCGCCTCAATGGCGAATTTGCGAGCCGGGTCGACGATAAAGCCATCATGCAAAAGCTGGAGGACAAGAATATCTATGAAGTGACGTTGTCTAATAAGGGTGGCCTGGTGATGCCCGTCATCATCGAGTGGACCTATAAAGATGGCACCAAGGAAATCGAGAAGATTCCCGCCGAGATCTGGAGAATAAACGAACAAAAGATCACCAAGGTGTTCGTGAAACAAAAAGAGGTGGTGAACATCGTGCTGGACCCTAACTTTGAACTGTCGGACATCAACGTGCAGGACAACGTTTTCCCGAAGCGCGAGGCGGAATCGAAATTTGACGATTTCAAAAAGAAAGAGAAGTCGAAATAA
- the prmA gene encoding 50S ribosomal protein L11 methyltransferase: protein MYYSRLQVICDPDFSELIMAEIAEAGFDTFMETEKGFEAYVEMEKYDKEYLQAIKDKYTLQTPVVFFQDRIQKQNWNEEWEKNYEPIIVDDRCLIRADFHKIDKKYPYELIITPKMSFGTGHHQTTYLMIKSQMDIDHNDKRVMDAGCGTAILSVMASKLGAREVEAFDIDEWSVSNGQENIDVNGCTNIHQQQGKLSDLSFKGTFDIILANINKNVLLDEIRLYQQYMAPESLLLLSGFYTNDIDDLLVEAGRYNLAEVRRDEREQWAALLLKKLS, encoded by the coding sequence ATGTACTACTCACGCCTCCAGGTAATCTGCGACCCCGACTTCTCCGAGCTGATCATGGCCGAAATTGCCGAAGCCGGCTTCGACACCTTCATGGAGACGGAGAAAGGTTTTGAGGCTTATGTGGAGATGGAGAAGTACGACAAGGAATATCTGCAAGCCATCAAAGACAAGTATACCTTGCAAACGCCCGTGGTCTTTTTTCAGGACCGCATCCAGAAACAAAACTGGAACGAAGAGTGGGAGAAAAATTACGAGCCCATCATCGTGGACGACCGTTGTCTGATCCGCGCCGATTTTCACAAGATCGACAAAAAATATCCCTACGAACTCATCATCACTCCCAAGATGTCGTTTGGCACGGGCCATCATCAAACTACCTATTTGATGATCAAGAGCCAAATGGACATCGACCACAACGACAAGCGGGTGATGGATGCCGGCTGTGGCACAGCCATCCTCTCGGTGATGGCCTCAAAGCTTGGTGCCCGGGAAGTGGAGGCATTCGACATCGACGAGTGGAGTGTGAGCAACGGCCAGGAGAACATTGACGTAAACGGGTGTACCAACATCCACCAACAACAAGGCAAGCTGAGCGACCTCTCCTTCAAAGGAACATTCGACATCATTTTGGCCAACATCAACAAGAACGTATTGCTCGACGAGATCCGGCTGTATCAACAGTACATGGCCCCGGAAAGCCTGTTGCTGCTCAGCGGTTTTTACACAAACGACATCGACGATCTTCTCGTTGAAGCCGGTCGCTACAACCTCGCCGAGGTGCGTCGCGACGAGCGTGAGCAGTGGGCAGCGTTGCTCTTGAAGAAACTATCCTGA
- a CDS encoding DUF6702 family protein: MQEFIFHKRMFSSLCFISTLQSLAFSFLVHPMHVSVTEIEMDEKDKRLEIMMRVFADDLEITLRESLKQPEFDITKQSTPALDAIMKEYLAPRFKIVVDNKAVQSKYLGHELEGDAFIFYLEVPGVKKLKTIQIHNNIITEAFEDQSNLVHVTVRGTVRSLRLTKNVPTDKLTFDVK, encoded by the coding sequence TTGCAGGAATTCATTTTTCACAAACGAATGTTCTCTTCCCTTTGCTTTATTTCCACGCTGCAAAGCCTGGCTTTTTCATTCCTGGTCCACCCCATGCACGTTTCCGTTACGGAAATTGAAATGGATGAAAAGGACAAACGGCTGGAGATCATGATGCGCGTTTTTGCCGACGACCTGGAGATCACTTTGCGCGAAAGCCTGAAACAACCCGAATTCGACATCACCAAGCAATCGACGCCAGCCCTGGATGCCATCATGAAAGAATACCTGGCGCCCCGTTTCAAGATCGTCGTGGATAACAAGGCCGTGCAATCGAAATACCTGGGCCATGAGTTGGAGGGCGATGCCTTTATCTTTTACCTCGAAGTGCCGGGTGTAAAAAAATTGAAGACCATCCAAATCCACAACAATATCATCACGGAAGCGTTCGAAGATCAGTCGAACCTGGTGCATGTGACCGTGCGGGGAACGGTGCGGAGCCTGCGCCTCACCAAAAACGTTCCCACCGACAAGCTCACTTTCGATGTAAAGTAA
- a CDS encoding gliding motility lipoprotein GldB gives MQKVLVIVLFMALILAGCSGEQDECVVAPPSIEKPVSVEIHQLQDSLVNLKTKEELVDLLTHHPLVRDYIFRRTEYPSDSAFINQLFAKLTSPHMDTLVMETKRVFGDLSGLKQQFDEAFSNVKYYYPNFTPPKIQTVVSGLETDMLVTDSLIIVGLDFYLGRGAKYRPKMYEYLLRKYDPNDIVPCAMLIYGIEGRFNKNQPNDKTVLADMVVFGKSFYFAKHMLPCVPDSVFIWYTPEEMKGTRKNEDLIWARFIDSQVLYATSHKVKQDYLGERPVTIQVGEKCPGRIGQWVGWQIVNKYAEKHPDATLPQVMNAPDAQQLFRESYYKPKKR, from the coding sequence ATGCAGAAGGTATTGGTAATCGTTTTGTTCATGGCCTTGATCCTGGCCGGGTGTAGTGGCGAGCAGGACGAGTGCGTGGTAGCGCCGCCCTCCATTGAAAAGCCTGTGTCGGTAGAAATTCATCAGCTGCAGGATTCGCTGGTGAACCTCAAGACGAAAGAAGAGCTTGTGGACCTCCTGACCCATCACCCGCTGGTGCGTGATTATATTTTCCGCCGTACGGAATATCCATCCGATTCAGCCTTTATCAACCAACTTTTTGCAAAGCTCACCAGCCCGCACATGGACACGTTGGTGATGGAGACCAAGCGGGTTTTCGGCGACTTGTCGGGCTTGAAACAGCAGTTTGATGAAGCTTTCAGCAACGTGAAATATTATTATCCCAATTTCACGCCGCCTAAAATTCAAACCGTCGTCTCCGGCCTGGAGACGGATATGCTCGTCACGGATTCGCTCATCATTGTGGGCCTTGATTTTTATCTCGGCCGCGGCGCCAAATACCGGCCCAAGATGTACGAATACCTGCTGCGGAAATATGATCCCAACGACATCGTTCCTTGCGCCATGCTGATCTATGGCATCGAAGGACGTTTCAACAAAAATCAACCAAACGACAAGACGGTGTTGGCCGACATGGTGGTCTTCGGAAAGTCCTTCTATTTCGCCAAGCACATGTTGCCCTGCGTGCCCGATAGCGTTTTCATCTGGTATACACCGGAAGAAATGAAAGGCACGCGAAAGAACGAAGATCTGATCTGGGCTCGTTTCATCGACAGCCAGGTGTTGTATGCCACCAGCCACAAAGTGAAGCAGGACTACCTGGGCGAGCGTCCCGTGACCATACAGGTGGGTGAAAAGTGTCCCGGCCGCATTGGCCAATGGGTGGGCTGGCAGATCGTGAACAAATATGCCGAGAAGCATCCCGACGCCACTTTGCCGCAGGTGATGAACGCGCCCGACGCACAGCAATTGTTCCGGGAGTCCTACTACAAACCGAAAAAGCGCTAA